The following coding sequences are from one Triticum aestivum cultivar Chinese Spring chromosome 5A, IWGSC CS RefSeq v2.1, whole genome shotgun sequence window:
- the LOC123101659 gene encoding ankyrin repeat and SOCS box protein 14-like, with protein MAARRFAGSFFLVKVRDTPLYLSASYGRADAARYLLDHGVDPLAGKVHSPLHGAAKEGHCEIVQLLLSKGINVDLDSAQGTPLHAAAISKHHDIIKILLEHHVDPNKVYGLGYTPLSWAIRAIRPMPREPLECVKLLVKAGADMNFIDLDGGSYVMLAVKFDSPGIMKFLLDAGANPNIPDECGRTPIEVAASKGSRDMVEMLFPLTSPI; from the exons ATGGCAGCGAGGAGATTTGCCGGGAGTTTCTTCCTGGTGAAAGTTC GTGACACGCCACTGTACCTTTCTGCCTCATATGGGAGAGCTGATGCTGCAAGATATCTTCTTGATCATGGTGTTGATCCACTAGCTGGCAAAGTACACTCACCTCTCCATGGCGCTGCAAAGGAAG GACATTGTGAAATAGTACAACTACTGCTTTCAAAAGGAATCAATGTGGATTTAGATTCTGCACAAGGGACACCATTGCATGCAGCTGCTATTTCTAAACACCATGACATAATTAAGATCTTGTTGGAGCACCATGTCGAT CCTAACAAGGTTTACGGTCTTGGTTATACCCCATTGAGTTGGGCCATCCGTGCCATCAGGCCCATGCCTAGAGAGCCGTTGGAATGTGTCAAGCTACTTGTTAAG GCTGGTGCTGATATGAATTTTATTGACTTAGATGGTGGTAGTTACGTGATGTTGGCAGTGAAGTTTGACTCACCTGGCATCATGAAGTTCTTACTAGATGCTGGTGCTAACCCCAATATTCCCGATGAA TGTGGTAGGACACCAATTGAAGTTGCTGCCTCTAAAGGCAGTAGGGACATGGTTGAAATGCTATTCCCTTTAACTTCTCCTATTTGA